GCTGTTCGCGAACTCCGAGGTGAAACTGCTGTGGACACCAAGACCAAGCAGACCGACCAGGACAAGCGCTAGTCCGGCAAGCCACTTAGGTTCCAGTTTTTTCATTTTTTCCTTCCTTAGCCACAAGTAGGTCAAAATCCTTTCTTTCCTTGAAAGGAAAGGACTATCAATCAAGGCTCGTTCCATCACCTCCTTCTTGTAGAGAGATCTGGGACTTATTAGTCGAACCACCCCCTTTCTCACACTGTGGTGTGTCACGAAATGATACGGCAAAAAACATGCCATGAGAAGAAGAGAGGATAATCGCACCATAACTCTTTAGCCTCAAGTGACTTAAGTCACTGAAGGAGGGAAGAGGCTGTCTGGTCAGAGTGGGCAAATCTGCCGCACATCGGGCCATTTTAGGGCAATTTGCCCCATTAGCTGGCTTTCTATCTCTTTATATAGAAAGCAGAAATAAGCTATAAGAATCGTTATATATAGACAAACCGATTCTGCTGGTTCGGCCGGTCTGAATGTGTGGGAGGATTCTGGAATAACTCCAGGGTCGTAGCCGGCACTGTATGAAACAAATAAGTTCTTATTTTCCTGCATCTTACAGAGATGCCTCAAGAGGGGCCAGTAGGGGCGGAGGGATGGACTGCACCGAATTACCCCACCACTGGAAAGGGGCGGACATCAGTAGTCCGCCCCCGGAAAGCATTCTACGTATTCTTGAGCTATCGAATAATGGCCATCTTCCTCGCGACGTTGAAGCCTGCAACAGTCAACTTGTAGAAGTAGATGCCCGAAGGTAGAACATTACCATTGTCGTCTCTTGTGTCCCAGGTAACTGCGTGGACCCCAGAGTCCTTCTGTTTGTTCACCAGTCTCTTCACAACCCTTCCCGTGATGTCATAGACAAGAAGTTTTACGCGGCCGTCCCGGGGAATATGGTAGACGATCTCCGTTCTGTCAACAACTGGGTTGGGGTGGTTCTGGTCAAGCATGAAGAAGGTAGGAGAGAGAGTCGCCGCAACCCTTTCTTCTATCCCGACCCCGCAGTCCTCAGCATAGATGTCGGCAGACAATGTGTCGTTCGAGGGATCTTGATCGCCCGGTAGTACGACCTCAATGCTAAAACCATAGGTGGTGTCAGGAGAAGAGGGAACGGTCCAGTCGCTGAAGCAGACCACCCTCGTACTGTCTGGAAGGAGATTATCCACACGAAGGGTTTCGGAAGATGAATCGATAAAGAGAATTGCGTCGAAGGAGCTGGTTACGTTCCCTGAGTTCTCCACAATTGCGCAAACGGGATAGGTTGTGTCGGTGCATACAGTGTCTCCCGGTGAAATAAGAGAGACCACACCGGCATCGAACACATCGCAGTCCTCTGCATAAACATCTCTGCGCACGCGATCGTTCGTGGGGTCCACGTCACCTGGCAGTTCAACCTGGACAACGACAACGTAGAAGGTGTCAGGAGAAGAGGGAACTATCCAGTCCGAAAAGCAAACCGTTGTATCCTCTCCCGGCAAAAGATCGTTGACCCGAAGAGTCTCGGAGAACAAGTCGATGAACAGGACCACAGGGAAAGATGTGTTCATATTCCCATAGTTCTGAACAACTGCGCATACTGAAACTGTGTCTTTGGCGCACACGGTGTCAGGCGGGGAGAGAAGAGAGTCCGTGCCGGCGTCGAGTACGGCGCAGAGATGAGCAAAAAGGGACTCCTCAGCACAATCATTGGTCGCGTTCGTGTCTCCTGAGACCTCGGTACAAACAGTCATCACATACGTAGTGTCGGGAGTAGTAGGAACTGTCCAGTCAATGAAACAGACCTGCGTCGAGGTATTCGGGAGCAGGTCTATCACTTGAAGGGTTTCAGCGTAGGAATCGAGGGTCAAGATCGCACTGAATGTTTCGGTTCGGTTGCCATAGTTTTGGACTGTAGCGCAGGGCTCATAGGTTGCCTCGAAGCAAACAGTATCCAGAGGAGAATCAATGGAGACAACACCGCCGTCATGGATCGGTACACATTCACCCCAGGCAAAAACTCTCATCATGATACAGTCATTGGTATCATTCATGTCACCGGTCAACTCGGTGCAAACCGTTATTCTATAGGAGGTGTCAGGAACTGAGGGGACTGTCCAGTCGGAGAAGCAGACAAGTGACTCAGCTCCAGGCGCAAGATCGAATACCTGAAGGGTCTCAGCATATAAGTCTATGTTCATGACTATATCAAAGGTGTCGACCACGTTTCCGAAGTTCTTCACGTTGACACACACCGGGTAGATTGAGTCCGGGCAAACGGTGTCTGGCGGAGAATCAAAGGAGACAACGCCCACATCGGGAAAGAGCGAGTAAGCATACTTCAGGTCGTGGGTCCAGTTGTCATAGTAACTCATCTGTCCAATGGTCATGGAAGTATACAGGCCTGCATCAATAGCATCCTCGACGACCTCGATGTTCCAGCCCCCGGCATCCTTATAGGCATATTTCGGATCACCATTTGTCCTGTCGTAGTAGCTGATGTGGGGGTATCCACCCCCGTCCAGAGCTATGGAGGTGAACTCGCCGACCGCACCCGCGTCCTCGACCGTCTCCATATGCCAGCCCCCGGCGTCTTTGTAACCATATTTCAGGCCAGAATTCGTCTCGTCGTAGTAACTGACGTGGGGGTAGTCACTCCCATCGAGAGTCAGGGACGTGTAGCTGCCCACATTTCCATTATTATCGCCGGTCTCAATATTCCAACCCCCGGCATCCTTATAGGCATACTTCAAATTTGAGTTGGTCACGTCAAGATACGTGATGTGCGGGTACCCACTCCCATCCAGCTCCAGAGAGGTATGCTGCCCAACACTTCCTGCCGCCTCAACTGTGTCGATGTGCCACCCACCAGCATCTTGATAGGCATACTTCAGATCAAGGTCGCCCATACCAACGGTCGCAGAATAGCTTATGTGGGCGTATCCACTGTCGTCTAGAACCAGAGATGTGAATGGCCCGGCTGACCCGGGCTCGTCCACTCTTTCTCTATGCCACCCCGCGCCGTCCTTGTAAGCATACTTCAGGTCCCATAAAGTGATAGTGTTGTCGTAATAACTTATGTGGGGGTAGTTGCTGTCGTCCACGGCGATGGAAGTGTATTGCCCGACATCTCCCGCCGCGTCTGCTGTTTCAATGTTCCACCCGCCGGCGTCCTTGTAGGCATACTTCAGTTCCGTATTGTCCAGCCCGTAGTAGCTAATGTGGAGATAGCCACTGCCGTCCACGGCAAATGAACTGTATTGTCCCACATCTCCCGTAGTGTCCACTATCTCGACAGCCCACTGGCCCGCAGCCGGCATCGAGAAAAATGTAGAGACCACAACGGCAAAAACCAGCAAACCAAACCTTTTCATCTCCACCTCTCCTTTTGAATTTCTCTCCTACCCCTAAACAGAGATATAATCTTCTTGGGTCTGCAGTTGGCACTGTGCTTACGAGGGCCAGAGAAAAACAGACCGATCTTCAGATTTGTTTCTCCGCAACATGTTCGGAATGGGATTCTTTTCCGCCAACCCACACCGAAAACCTACCGGAGTAGTACTACCTTACGGGTAGCACCATAGGGCTCAGTTCCAGAGCCCGGATCTGCCATGAGCTTATAGAAATAGACGCCCGGAGGCAAATCCTCTTTTGCATCATTCATTCCATCCCAGATAACTGAATGGATTCCCGCCTCTAACGGTTCATTGACTAGCCTTCTAATCGTCCTTCCTGTGATATCGTAAACCACCAGGTTTACACGGCTGTCCTGAGGAATATGGTAGAGAATCTCCGTCTGCCCAACAGCCGGATTGGGGCGATTCTGGTGTAGCATGAAGAAGCTGGGGGAGAGAACCCCCGTGCCTTTTTCTTCAATGCCGACGCAGAGGACTGTATGTATGTACCTGTTCAAGCGGTTGTCCTGCGGATATTCATCACCTGGGAGGTCAATTTGAAAGAGAACCTCATGAGTGGTATCAGGAGAAGGGGGAACAGTCCAATCGGAAAAACAGACCGTTGTATCTTCCCCTGGCATAAGACTATCTACCTGAAGTGTCTCGGAAGATGCCTCGAGAAACAAGAACACCGGAAAGGAACTGATTACGTTTCCGAAGTTCTCGATAGTCGCGCACACAGGATAGGTGGAGTCTGTGCATACTGTATCCGGCGGAGACTGAGAGGAGGTTATGGCGCAGTTGATAAACGGGCAGTCATATGCGAACAGGGACTCCACAGCACAACCATTGGCGAGGTTCGTGTCAGCCGGAACCTCCGCGCAAAAAGTCATCATATAGGTAGTGTCGGAAATAAAGGGGACCGTCCAGTCAGAAAAGCAGATCATCGTATCGTCTCCCGCGACGAGGTCCGGCACCTCAAGAGTTTCAGCGTAGGAATCCAGGGTCAAGACTACGTCAAAGGTTTCGGTCCGGTTCCCGTAGTTTTCTACTAAGGCACAAGGTATGTAAGTTGCGCCGAAACATACGGTGTCCTGAGGAGAATAAATGGTGGACACACCAACGTCATGGTATTCATCACACTCGCCCCAGGCAAAAACATTTTTCAGGATACAGTCATTACCGGCTCTTTCATCATCAATCATCTCAGTGCAGACTATTATCCTATAGTTCGTGTCAAGAGCTGATGGGACTGTCCAGTCAGAAAAGCAGATTGCCAAATCAGTCCCAGGGGGGAGATCAACGACACTTAATGTCTCTGCAAAAAGCTCTAGGGTTAAGATTGCATCGAAAGAACTGGTAACGTTCCCGAAGTTCGTAACGGTGACGCACACTGGATAAGTGGAATCAGGGCACACGGTATCCGGTGGTGAATCAAGGGAAAGCACTCCAACATCAGAAACGATCTTGTAGGCATACCTGAGATCCTTACGAAAATTGTCATAGTAACAGATGTGGGGAACTCGCCCATTCTGGAGAGCCAGAGAAGAGTATTGACCGACATCAAGCGGAAGAGGCCCACTCTCAACAGTATCCGTGTGCCATCCCGCGGAGTCAAGGTGTGCGTACTTCAAGCCGCCGTTTCCCCGGTCATAGTAGCTGATATGGGGATATCCTTCAAAATCGAGAGCCAGAGAGGTGAACTCGCCTACGTCACCTACATCGTCCACTGTCTCGATGTTCCACCCCCCGGCATCCTTGTAGGCATATTTCAGGTTCGTACCCCCTTCATCGTGGTAACTAATATGAGGGTACCCATTCTCATCCAGAACAAGGGAAGTATAGCTGCCGGCGCTTCCCGGCGAATCCACTGTTTCTAAGGACCAGGTCAAGCCTGTCCATCTCGCATACTTAAGATCCGAGTCGTTCAATTCATAATAACTGATATGAGGAAACCCGTCGCTGTCCAGTGCCAGGGATGTGTGCTGTCCGGCAGTTCCGGTAGCATCCACCGTCTCGGTCTGCCATCCACCGGCATCTTTTTTGGCGAACCTCAAGTCAGTGTCGCCCATGCCCACGAGTTTATCGTAACTTATGTGGGGAAATCCAGCCTTGTCCAGGGCCAGTGAAGTGAATTTGCCAGCCGATCCGGGCTGATCTACTCTTTCTCTGTGCCACCCACTACTATCCTTATACACATATTTGAGATCCCAGAGCGTGACCGTATTATCGTAGTAACTGATATGAGGGTATCCGCTGTCGTCTAGGACTAGAGAGGTGTACTGCCCAACATCACCGGCGGCATCAGGCTCCTCAATGTTCCAGCCTCCGGCGTCCTTGTAGGCATACTTGAGGCTGGTGGTGCTGTAAGTATAATAGCTGATATGGGGGTACCCTGCACCATCCACAGCCAGAGAGGCATGCTCACCCACGGTGCCCGTACTGTCCACCAACTCAATAATCCACTGTGCCTGAACAGACGCCGGGATCACCGCAAGCAAAGCGAACAAGACACAAAACCAAAACAAGTATCTTCGCATTTAGTCTCCTGCTTTATATAGTCAGATTCTTGTACATCGTGAAAACTCCGGACGCTCACCTCCTTTCTTCCGATGCGGGGGTGAACCTCCAGAGCCATGCTCCGGCCTTCCCCCTCGGAGGAATTCCAGAATGCGTCAAAGCATGACCAATCTCTCGACAGCGTAGCAGATTCTTCTCAGAAGAGTCAAGGAGAAATTTGAACACACGCGTGCACTCTCAAAATGATAGCGTACGTTGCTCAATGTGTGGTCCTGCCCGTCGCTTCCCTTAGGAAATCAAGCCCTAACATGACGAGGCAGCAAGTTCCGTGCCAGCAAGAATCTAGGGCACAAAGCCATTTGAAGCCCCCTCTTATCCAGTCTCCAGGGTAACAATGCATCTCTGGCACGTGTCCCGCGCAAAACCTGCACCTTTGATTCACTCCGGTTTTGGTGAAATGAAAGCTTTCAAGGCAATGAGAAACTCTGGTTTGATGTGCCAATCAGACCAAGACAGGTTGTTAGCATCACCAGGGCGCAAAACGAGAAGGCTACTTAACAGGTAGCCCTCTCGAGTGAAACATCAGTTGTGCGCTCAACATTCAGATGAAAGTCACCGAAGCATGATCAGTTTTCGCGTCGACAGGAATTCCCCGGCTTTCAGACGATACAGGTAGATTCCGGAAGGGACCTCGAACTCGTTCTGATCTTTCCCATCCCAGGTGATTGTGTAGTAACCAGGCTCCTGGGTTTCGTCTCTCAGCGTTTTCACCAATCGGCCGCTAGGGTCATACACCTTTAAACTCACTTCTGCCCTTACGGGAATCTGATAGCGGATGTCCGTCCTATGGTTGAATGGATTCGGACTACTCTGCCCCAGGGCAAACGCCCTGGGAACGGCGAGCACTTTCCATCCTTCCTCAATTCCAACCTCACACATATAGGCGAAAACGGAATCGGTCTTGCAGTCGTTGGCACTACCGGTATCACCAGGAACCAGAACGCAGGATGTCATTGTGTACCAGTTGCTGTCAGGTGCAGAGGGAACAGTCCAGTCAGGGAAGCAGACCTGAGTCGTTTCGCTGGGTGCCAAATCGGTTACCGTGGTGGTTTCGTCGTAGACAGGGGGGATGGAGAAATGTGCATCGAATGTTTCAGTTACATTCCCGAAGTTCACCACTGTGACACATAGGGTGTAGGTGGAATCGGTGCAGAGCGTATCCGGCAGGGAGTCAATGGAAATCATTGCTCCGTCGTGGATGATAGGCGCTGGTTCCAGGATGATGTCGCCGTATTCAGAAGGGGTGTACCAGCCGGTGGTGGGGTCGGTGTCATAAGGCCACCAGCCGTACGTTGAAAAGTCAAAGCCGTTCATCGCAAGAATGAAGAATCCCACCGTGTCCCCGGCCGACGCATTCAGTTCCTGAGCAAGAATTCCCAGAGGGATCTGAAGTTCGAACTGTTGATGTCCGGAGGTGATGCCAATGGCTCCGGGGTATCCAACCAAGTATTCATTACCAAAAACTCCGCCCGCCTGAATCCATCGGTGGGAGAGAGAGTCAGCTCCGGTTATCTTCCACAGCCAGTAGTTCCCTTCACTCGTGTCAGGAGCAGAGGGAAAAGCATGGTCGTTGTTGTCGTCAAAATACGGTGCAATCTGATCGAAATCGTCCACGGTTGGATCAGCTGCCGCGTCTACGGCCATGTAGAGGTTGGCCGCATCGTTCATCACGTAGATGGCTGCAGAACCAAAGGCGTCGGCAGCGTCCGGTGTTCCGAGGAGGTCGCTCACGTCGCGCGTCGTGGCAGCAGACCATTCTCCTGGAGTAAGAAAGCCATCAATGGTTGGAGGACTCGTTGTGTAAGGTGACTGGATGACTTTGCTGGGATCGTAAGTGACAGTCGTGCTCATCAGTGTATCGTTTCCAGGGTTCTCATCCCCGACCAACGTCGTATAAACGATCTCCTGATAGTTGATCCCGGGAGCATTTGCGGCGTTCCACATTGCTGAAAAGATAATAGATGTGTCTGTAAGACTGGACAATCCCGTTATATTCACGGTATCACTGTAGACCAGGATCAGGGAGGAATCAATGTCGCAGATAACATCGAACGTGGCTGTGTTAGTTCCCAGATTCCGAACCACGATTTCCGGGTTGAGAGATGTGCCTTGAGGAATTACCGGACCAGGGCTGGTTACCGAAATGGGCCCAACGTCGTCGGAAACAGGAACAGGTTCGACGATGCCGTGAATCAGGAAATCCCCGTCAAACCAGGGGTCCAGTAGCCACTCTACGCCATCATACCAGTAGTTGCAACTATCCAGGACGGCATCAAGGCCGTTCACGTAGTAAGGGACGCTGTTTTCATCAAGCCAACCGATATAGATGTCGTCCCCGAAGGGGATGAAGATCGGACTGCCGAGGTCGACCCGGAACCACTGGTCGTAATCCGGATTGTTCTCAGTGCCGGTATCCAATAATGTTGATGGAAGACCCCCTGGACCGTCGTCATCCCACACTCCCCAGGTGAGACCAGGCGCTTCGGTATCGGGGTCAGAAGGCCAGAACAGAAGCGCGATAAGCGAGCAGGCACCTGAAGGGGTGAGCCGCACCGCTTCATTCCACTCATCCACCCCATTGTAATCCACGTCCCAAACTACGCCATCATCGCAGGCCAGGGTTTCCAGCTGAGGGAAGAAGAGATGAGGCGAAGGTTCATCCGGATTTCTTTTCTGATGTCTTTCCACGGGCACGACTCCCGCTGGCATCCTTCCAGGCGACCTTTCTGAGGTCCAAGCTCTCTTGCCCAGAAGTTTTACAGAGGGAGAACCCAGATCGACTCCTCTTGGGCTCGGTTTCAAGATCATCTGTTTGCTGGACCTTTGTGATGAAGGATTTGCTGCGGCCCAGGCGAGAAAACCGAAGGCTGTAATTAACAATACAACCCAAATGAGGTACTTTTTCACTACTCCCTCCTTGCTCAAAGGTTTGTCTTGGAAAGCCCCAAAACGTACAGAGAACAGCGACCTATCCATTTTGTATCATGTTGAGTTATACATACAAAGGCCTGAATTGTCAACAGAAAATTGGGTTGGAGATGTGTGCCAGACAAAGGACTCGGGAAAGTTGTTCTACGACCTTTGAGATTGCTTCGCGACCTTTGGTCGTGAGTTTATGCCGCCTGTCCTGAGGGTATCCGAAGGGAGAGAATCGAGGTGCAATGACGGATTTGCTTTGGTTGTATTGGGGCCAGGCATGGACTTTTGGACCAAACTACGAACCACAGACTGTCAATTGCGAAGTACTTTGTGCGAGGAAAGTTTTGGTTTCCGTTTTCGATCTTCGATTTTCCGGGGGGTCTGGGAATGGTGGTGGGGAATTTCGGGTGTGGTGTGGAGGACGGGATGGGAATTTCGAAGGTGTTGGAGGCTGGTGGGTGGAATTTCGAAGGTTCGGTGAGGGGAAGATGGGCATTTCGAGGGTCACGAGAAGGGGCTTGGGCGGAATTTCGAAGGCTGGGGGAACAGGTGCGGGGAATTTCGCAATTTCCGGAGGTGGGGTGGGCAGGGTTTCCCTGGCTGGAAACACGGGCGCGGCAACCGCGCCCCTACAAAACCAAATCACTACTCCGCAATTTCGAAGGTTCGGTGAGGGGAAGATGGCAATTTCGAGGGTCACGAGAAGGGGCTTGGGCGGAATTTCGAAGGCTGGGGGAACAGGTGCGGGGAATTTCGCAATTTCCGGAGGCGGGATGGGCCGGGCATGGTAATGGGTTGACACTCGCGAACGGGGCTGGTATTCTTTTGCTCCGTGTAACTGTTCGGAGGTGATCATGAAAGTATCATTGCTTAAGGACTCAATTGCTGACGTAAGCGAGGACTGCATCGCGGTTTCGGTTTTCCAGGATGAAAAAACACTTTCGGGAGCGGCTGCCAAAGTTGACGGATCGCTTGGAGGCACCATTGCGAGTCTGATCAAACAGGGCGAAATCAAAGGAAAGCTGGGTGAGACTACTGTAGTTCATACCATGGGAAAATTGCTCTCGGATAGGGTGATTGTTGTTGGTCTGGGAGAGAGGAGCAAGTTCAATGTAGAAGCAGCAAGATTTGCCGCAGGAAGTCTGGTGAGCAAGGCTAGAGCTCTTGGTGTAAAAGGTGTGGCCTCTGCGCTTCTTGGAGTGGGTGTGAAAGGAGTAACAGCCGAACTGTGTGCCCAAGCGATGACAGAAGGAGCAATTCTGGGCGCTTACAGTTTTGACAAATACAAGAAACCAGAAGAAACTGCGATTGAATCGTTCAGTCTCGTGGAAGATAGAAAGGCAGCGGTCTCACAGGTTGAAAAGGGTCTGAAAAAAGGGGAAATACTGGCTCACGCCCAGAATCTGGCAAGAGACCTGGCCAATGAGCCGAGCAACAATATGACACCGACAATACTGGCAGAGAGGGCCAAGGAAATCGCGAAGAAGTTCGGCATGAAAATAGACATTCTCAGCGAGAAAGACGCGGAAAAGGAAGGCATGGGAGCATTCCTTGGGGTCGCCCGTGGCACAGACGAGCCAGCAAAGTTCATAGTCATGAGATACAGGCCGTCTGATAAGAACGTCCTGGCGCTGGTGGGGAAAGGCATAACTTTTGACTCTGGCGGAATATCCATAAAGAGTTCCCAGGGCATGGGTGCTATGAAGGCAGATATGTCCGGTGCAGCGGCAGTTCTGGGAGCAATGCGGGCAATTGCACAGCTCAAGCCAAAGATTGGGGTGATCGGAGTGATGCCCGCGACTGAGAACATGCCCAGTGGACACGCACTGAAGCCGGGCGATGTTGTAAAGTCGCTGAGCGGAAAGACCATAGAAATAATAAGCACAGATGCGGAGGGGAGGCTGGCGCTTGCTGATGCCATATCCTATGCAAAGAAACTTGGGGCAAAGAGGATAGTTGATATTGCAACCCTTACTGGCGCGTGCTTTGTTGCCCTGGGAGAAATAACGAGTGGACTCATTTCTAACGACGATCGTCTTGCAGATCTTCTTTTGGATGTCTCAGAAAAGACCGGCGAGAAGATGTGGAGGCTTCCCACCTTTGATGAGTACGACGAACAGATAAAGAGCGATATCGCGGACATGAAAAACTCCGGCGGCCGGGCTGCCGGAACAATCACTGCGGGGATGTTCTTGAAGAGGTTCGTCGGAGATACATCCTGGGCACACATTGATATAGCGGGCAAGGAGTATTCAGAAAAGGCGAAGGGCTACCAGCAGAAAGGTACAACTGGCGTAGGCGCAAGATCGCTGGCTGAACTGGCTCTGAGGCTTTCCAGAAGATGAACTACTTTGCAGTAATAACCACTTGCGGCAGTGAGGATGAGGCTCTCAGGATCGCCAATCACCTGCTCAATGAAAAGTTGATAGCATGTGCCAACTGGTGGCAGGTCAACTCTGCCTACTGGTGGGAAGGCAACTGTGAGCGGGCAGAAGAGTATATGGTTTTCATGAAAACTGTGAAAAAGAACCTGAAGGCTGTTGAATCTGCCGTCGTCACCATGCACAGCTACGAGAACCCAGAAGTGATCCAGATTCCCATTAGCGGCGGCTCGGAGAAGTACTTGGACTGGGTGAAGGAAAGCGTCAAATGAACCACTGCCCTATTAGATTTTGCGGGGACGGATTACTTTTGCATGTCGATTGCTGTGCTTTGTCAGGAGGAAGAGAATAATGTCAGCCGGCAGAGTGGTGGGCATAGTCGTAGCGGGTATACTCCTGCTATTTGGGGTACTGTGGCTGCTGGCCGCGACTTCAAGCTCCGCTGAGAACGCATCGCCAGGCGGGAGATTCGTCGTAGGAATCATTCTATTGGTTATGGGTGGTCTACTCCTGTTCGCTGCTGTGAAAAAGCCAGCCAAAATAGAAGAAGAAAAGGAACTGACGATAGTGCAAAAAATAGAGCTCCCGGGTGATTTGAGACTGGAAGAGATGAAGTGTTCTTCCTGCGGCGCGAAACTGGACAAGGATTCGATCACCGTCAAAGCAGGGGCCGTGATGGTGTCTTGCGGGTACTGTGGTTCTCAATACAAAGTGGAAGAGGAGCCAAAATGGTGAATTGGAGT
The nucleotide sequence above comes from candidate division TA06 bacterium. Encoded proteins:
- a CDS encoding T9SS type A sorting domain-containing protein; its protein translation is MKRFGLLVFAVVVSTFFSMPAAGQWAVEIVDTTGDVGQYSSFAVDGSGYLHISYYGLDNTELKYAYKDAGGWNIETADAAGDVGQYTSIAVDDSNYPHISYYDNTITLWDLKYAYKDGAGWHRERVDEPGSAGPFTSLVLDDSGYAHISYSATVGMGDLDLKYAYQDAGGWHIDTVEAAGSVGQHTSLELDGSGYPHITYLDVTNSNLKYAYKDAGGWNIETGDNNGNVGSYTSLTLDGSDYPHVSYYDETNSGLKYGYKDAGGWHMETVEDAGAVGEFTSIALDGGGYPHISYYDRTNGDPKYAYKDAGGWNIEVVEDAIDAGLYTSMTIGQMSYYDNWTHDLKYAYSLFPDVGVVSFDSPPDTVCPDSIYPVCVNVKNFGNVVDTFDIVMNIDLYAETLQVFDLAPGAESLVCFSDWTVPSVPDTSYRITVCTELTGDMNDTNDCIMMRVFAWGECVPIHDGGVVSIDSPLDTVCFEATYEPCATVQNYGNRTETFSAILTLDSYAETLQVIDLLPNTSTQVCFIDWTVPTTPDTTYVMTVCTEVSGDTNATNDCAEESLFAHLCAVLDAGTDSLLSPPDTVCAKDTVSVCAVVQNYGNMNTSFPVVLFIDLFSETLRVNDLLPGEDTTVCFSDWIVPSSPDTFYVVVVQVELPGDVDPTNDRVRRDVYAEDCDVFDAGVVSLISPGDTVCTDTTYPVCAIVENSGNVTSSFDAILFIDSSSETLRVDNLLPDSTRVVCFSDWTVPSSPDTTYGFSIEVVLPGDQDPSNDTLSADIYAEDCGVGIEERVAATLSPTFFMLDQNHPNPVVDRTEIVYHIPRDGRVKLLVYDITGRVVKRLVNKQKDSGVHAVTWDTRDDNGNVLPSGIYFYKLTVAGFNVARKMAIIR
- a CDS encoding T9SS type A sorting domain-containing protein, with amino-acid sequence MRRYLFWFCVLFALLAVIPASVQAQWIIELVDSTGTVGEHASLAVDGAGYPHISYYTYSTTSLKYAYKDAGGWNIEEPDAAGDVGQYTSLVLDDSGYPHISYYDNTVTLWDLKYVYKDSSGWHRERVDQPGSAGKFTSLALDKAGFPHISYDKLVGMGDTDLRFAKKDAGGWQTETVDATGTAGQHTSLALDSDGFPHISYYELNDSDLKYARWTGLTWSLETVDSPGSAGSYTSLVLDENGYPHISYHDEGGTNLKYAYKDAGGWNIETVDDVGDVGEFTSLALDFEGYPHISYYDRGNGGLKYAHLDSAGWHTDTVESGPLPLDVGQYSSLALQNGRVPHICYYDNFRKDLRYAYKIVSDVGVLSLDSPPDTVCPDSTYPVCVTVTNFGNVTSSFDAILTLELFAETLSVVDLPPGTDLAICFSDWTVPSALDTNYRIIVCTEMIDDERAGNDCILKNVFAWGECDEYHDVGVSTIYSPQDTVCFGATYIPCALVENYGNRTETFDVVLTLDSYAETLEVPDLVAGDDTMICFSDWTVPFISDTTYMMTFCAEVPADTNLANGCAVESLFAYDCPFINCAITSSQSPPDTVCTDSTYPVCATIENFGNVISSFPVFLFLEASSETLQVDSLMPGEDTTVCFSDWTVPPSPDTTHEVLFQIDLPGDEYPQDNRLNRYIHTVLCVGIEEKGTGVLSPSFFMLHQNRPNPAVGQTEILYHIPQDSRVNLVVYDITGRTIRRLVNEPLEAGIHSVIWDGMNDAKEDLPPGVYFYKLMADPGSGTEPYGATRKVVLLR
- a CDS encoding T9SS type A sorting domain-containing protein, coding for MDRSLFSVRFGAFQDKPLSKEGVVKKYLIWVVLLITAFGFLAWAAANPSSQRSSKQMILKPSPRGVDLGSPSVKLLGKRAWTSERSPGRMPAGVVPVERHQKRNPDEPSPHLFFPQLETLACDDGVVWDVDYNGVDEWNEAVRLTPSGACSLIALLFWPSDPDTEAPGLTWGVWDDDGPGGLPSTLLDTGTENNPDYDQWFRVDLGSPIFIPFGDDIYIGWLDENSVPYYVNGLDAVLDSCNYWYDGVEWLLDPWFDGDFLIHGIVEPVPVSDDVGPISVTSPGPVIPQGTSLNPEIVVRNLGTNTATFDVICDIDSSLILVYSDTVNITGLSSLTDTSIIFSAMWNAANAPGINYQEIVYTTLVGDENPGNDTLMSTTVTYDPSKVIQSPYTTSPPTIDGFLTPGEWSAATTRDVSDLLGTPDAADAFGSAAIYVMNDAANLYMAVDAAADPTVDDFDQIAPYFDDNNDHAFPSAPDTSEGNYWLWKITGADSLSHRWIQAGGVFGNEYLVGYPGAIGITSGHQQFELQIPLGILAQELNASAGDTVGFFILAMNGFDFSTYGWWPYDTDPTTGWYTPSEYGDIILEPAPIIHDGAMISIDSLPDTLCTDSTYTLCVTVVNFGNVTETFDAHFSIPPVYDETTTVTDLAPSETTQVCFPDWTVPSAPDSNWYTMTSCVLVPGDTGSANDCKTDSVFAYMCEVGIEEGWKVLAVPRAFALGQSSPNPFNHRTDIRYQIPVRAEVSLKVYDPSGRLVKTLRDETQEPGYYTITWDGKDQNEFEVPSGIYLYRLKAGEFLSTRKLIMLR
- a CDS encoding leucyl aminopeptidase; protein product: MKVSLLKDSIADVSEDCIAVSVFQDEKTLSGAAAKVDGSLGGTIASLIKQGEIKGKLGETTVVHTMGKLLSDRVIVVGLGERSKFNVEAARFAAGSLVSKARALGVKGVASALLGVGVKGVTAELCAQAMTEGAILGAYSFDKYKKPEETAIESFSLVEDRKAAVSQVEKGLKKGEILAHAQNLARDLANEPSNNMTPTILAERAKEIAKKFGMKIDILSEKDAEKEGMGAFLGVARGTDEPAKFIVMRYRPSDKNVLALVGKGITFDSGGISIKSSQGMGAMKADMSGAAAVLGAMRAIAQLKPKIGVIGVMPATENMPSGHALKPGDVVKSLSGKTIEIISTDAEGRLALADAISYAKKLGAKRIVDIATLTGACFVALGEITSGLISNDDRLADLLLDVSEKTGEKMWRLPTFDEYDEQIKSDIADMKNSGGRAAGTITAGMFLKRFVGDTSWAHIDIAGKEYSEKAKGYQQKGTTGVGARSLAELALRLSRR
- a CDS encoding divalent-cation tolerance protein CutA, with the protein product MNYFAVITTCGSEDEALRIANHLLNEKLIACANWWQVNSAYWWEGNCERAEEYMVFMKTVKKNLKAVESAVVTMHSYENPEVIQIPISGGSEKYLDWVKESVK